The following proteins come from a genomic window of Leopardus geoffroyi isolate Oge1 chromosome A3, O.geoffroyi_Oge1_pat1.0, whole genome shotgun sequence:
- the MRPS5 gene encoding 28S ribosomal protein S5, mitochondrial isoform X1: MAAVVRAAGCLPALCGLPAGHIWSRQLYLNTFPTASILALKTVLSNGPLSSPGTRGSRHFASLTRALQAQCCISSPSNLMGQQYRSYSFFTKLTADELWKGALAETGAGARKGRGKRTKKKRRKDLNRGQIIGEGRHGFLWPGLNVPLMRDGAVQTIAQRSKEDQEKIEAEMVQQREEWDRKRKMKVKRERGWSGNTWGGVSLGPPDPGPNGETYDDFDTRILEVRNVFNMTAKEGRKRSVRVLVAVGNGRGAAGFAIGKATERADAFRKAKNRAVQYLHYVERYEDHTIFHDISLTFKRTHIKMKKKPRGYGLRCHRAIITICRLIGIKDMYAKVSGSVNMLNLTRGLFRGLSHQETHQQLADKKSLHVVEFREECGPLPIVVASPTGALRKDPEPEDDVPDIRLDWEEVRAAQGMKRSVWSNLKRGAT, encoded by the exons gtCACATATGGTCCAGGCAGCTTTACCTAAACACCTTTCCAACAGCTTCCATTTTGGCATTGAAGACTGTTCTCAGCAATG GCCCTTtgtcatctccaggaaccagaGGCAGCCGTCATTTTGCCAGCTTGACCCGTGCGCTGCAGGCACAATGCTGTATTTCTTCTCCCAGTAACTTGATGGGCCAGCAGTATAGATCCTATAGTTTCTTCACTAAAT TGACAGCAGATGAGCTATGGAAAGGCGCTTTAGCAGAGACTGGTGCAGgagcaagaaaaggaagaggcaaaagaactaagaaaaagagaagaaaggatttgAACAGGGGTCAGATCATTGGTGAAG GGCGTCATGGCTTCCTATGGCCTGGTCTCAATGTCCCTCTCATGAGAGACGGAGCTGTGCAGACCATTGCCCAAAGAAGCAAGGAAGACCAGGAGAAGATAGAGGCGGAGATGGTCCAGCAGAGGGAAGAGTGGGACcggaagaggaagatgaaggtTAAACGGGAGCGAGGATGGAGTGGAAACACGTGGGGAGGCGTCAGTCTTGGCCCCCCGGACCCTGGTCCCAATGGAG AAACATATGATGATTTTGATACCAGAATACTGGAG GTAAGAAATGTTTTCAACATGACagcaaaagagggaagaaagagatcaGTCCGTGTCCTGGTCGCTGTGGGGAATGGCAGAGGAGCCGCAG gttttgccATTGGGAAAGCCACTGAACGAGCAGATGCTTTCAGAAAa gcAAAGAACAGAGCAGTACAATATTTACACTATGTAGAACGGTACGAAGACCATACAA TATTCCACgatatttctttaacatttaaaaggaCGCATatcaagatgaagaaaaaacCCAGAG GCTACGGCCTCCGCTGCCATCGGGCCATCATCACCATCTGCCGGCTCATTGGCATTAAAGACATGTATGCCAAGGTCTCTGGGTCCGTCAACATGCTCAACCTCACACGAGGCCTCTTCCGTGGGCTCTCCCACCAG GAAACCCACCAACAACTGGCTGATAAGAAGAGTCTCCATGTTGTGGAATTCCGGGAGGAATGTGGCCCTCTACCCATCGTGGTGGCCTCCCCCACGGGGGCCTTGAGAAAGGATCCGGAGCCGGAAGATGACGTTCCAGACATCCGACTGGACTGGGAAGAAGTGAGGGCGGCGCAGGGAATGAAGCGCTCGGTGTGGTCAAATTTAAAGAGAGGTGCTACGTGA
- the MRPS5 gene encoding 28S ribosomal protein S5, mitochondrial isoform X2, protein MAWSQCPSHERRSCADHCPKKQGRPGEDRGGDGPAEGRVGPEEEDEETYDDFDTRILEVRNVFNMTAKEGRKRSVRVLVAVGNGRGAAGFAIGKATERADAFRKAKNRAVQYLHYVERYEDHTIFHDISLTFKRTHIKMKKKPRGYGLRCHRAIITICRLIGIKDMYAKVSGSVNMLNLTRGLFRGLSHQETHQQLADKKSLHVVEFREECGPLPIVVASPTGALRKDPEPEDDVPDIRLDWEEVRAAQGMKRSVWSNLKRGAT, encoded by the exons ATGGCCTGGTCTCAATGTCCCTCTCATGAGAGACGGAGCTGTGCAGACCATTGCCCAAAGAAGCAAGGAAGACCAGGAGAAGATAGAGGCGGAGATGGTCCAGCAGAGGGAAGAGTGGGACcggaagaggaagatgaag AAACATATGATGATTTTGATACCAGAATACTGGAG GTAAGAAATGTTTTCAACATGACagcaaaagagggaagaaagagatcaGTCCGTGTCCTGGTCGCTGTGGGGAATGGCAGAGGAGCCGCAG gttttgccATTGGGAAAGCCACTGAACGAGCAGATGCTTTCAGAAAa gcAAAGAACAGAGCAGTACAATATTTACACTATGTAGAACGGTACGAAGACCATACAA TATTCCACgatatttctttaacatttaaaaggaCGCATatcaagatgaagaaaaaacCCAGAG GCTACGGCCTCCGCTGCCATCGGGCCATCATCACCATCTGCCGGCTCATTGGCATTAAAGACATGTATGCCAAGGTCTCTGGGTCCGTCAACATGCTCAACCTCACACGAGGCCTCTTCCGTGGGCTCTCCCACCAG GAAACCCACCAACAACTGGCTGATAAGAAGAGTCTCCATGTTGTGGAATTCCGGGAGGAATGTGGCCCTCTACCCATCGTGGTGGCCTCCCCCACGGGGGCCTTGAGAAAGGATCCGGAGCCGGAAGATGACGTTCCAGACATCCGACTGGACTGGGAAGAAGTGAGGGCGGCGCAGGGAATGAAGCGCTCGGTGTGGTCAAATTTAAAGAGAGGTGCTACGTGA